DNA sequence from the Fuscovulum ytuae genome:
GAAATGTCAGCGGGCGGTGTCGTATATTCTACATCGAGTGCCGACTGACTGAGGGTGATGCGTAAAGCGTAAAGATCCCGGGAACCGACGTTCAGGACGTTTGCCATACAAAATGATAGCAGGAAGCAGGATCAAGGCCACTCATACGCTGCGCATCTGGGGGATGCGCATACCGAAAACACTTTGCCTGATCCTGCCTATCGTGCCGACGCGGTGTTCTGCGGATCGCCATGGGCACCGCAAAGAACACTGCATCTGATCGACACAAATCATGACTAGACCTATGCCGGACAGTCAGCACCCGGACAATTCCAATAGACCCGAATTGCACCTTCTTTTCGTGAACGGGTCATCTGACCGGTTTGTGGTTAACGAACTGGTGCAGTGGGTTGTGAAGCGCGAAGCGGTTGTCGCGCTGATGCTGACTGCAGCGCTTGTGTCGATCGTGGCCCCCCCGTTGTTGCGCGACACATCCCCCTATCTGGCCTTTACGGCAGCCATGATCGCGAGGTTTGCGCTGTTCCCTCCCGTCTTTCTTGGCCTGATGCTGCTGTATGATTCGGTACAGCGGTTGCGCAATCGAACAATCGTTTTCGAACCGCTGGTAACCTTTGCCGCCGCCGTCCTTGTTACGTTTACAGGACGGGCTGTTGGGGTCTTGACCAAGGGCGAAGTCACCCTGACGCGCGGCGATATCCTGTTCCAAATCATGCTGAATTATGTGTTCTGGCAGGGTCTGGTCCTGCTGTTCTTCCAGTTCATCCTGCCGGCCCATCGTAAGTGGAACGCGGTGAGGGCAGAGCAAGAGGTTGCACCAAGGAGTGAAGGCCCGCAGTTCCGGGTTGGTCGGCTTGTGCTGGACCCGGATTGCATTCGGCACATCGAGGTGGATGACCATTATCTGGTCATCACGGCTGGAAGCGAAGCCATTCGGGTGATCGGACGGCTGTCCGAAGCTGCGGCCCAACTGGACGGGCGGGGAATGACAGTGCATCGGTCGCACTGGCTGGCCTTTGAAGAGTTCGGGGCGATCAGCCGCCATGGGCGCGCCTTTCGTATGACGACGAAGTCGGGGGGGCAGGTGCCGATCTCGCGTGAGCGGTGGCGGGATGTGAAACGGATCGCCGAGGAAGGGGCTGGAACGGCATGAGTCGGATCAAGCATATTCTTGGGCCAAGCATCCCGAAGTCCGAAGCGTGGGTTCTGGGTGCCATGCGTGTGCCAAAGTTCCAACTGTTCACGCTGACGACAGGGGCACTGATGGGCCTTCTGACCCCGATGGTGGGCCTAACGCAGGCCCCGTTCCTGATTCAGACAGGGTATTGGCTGCTGGCTGCAGTGCTGTTCTTGCCGATCTACGGCGCCTTTGAAGTGTTCTTCCTGAGTCTGTTCCGGCGTCTGGGGTGGACCCATGTGCCAGAGATACTCTTATCCGTTCCCACAGCTTTGATCGTGGCGGCGATCACCCTGCCCCTGCTGCCCTTGGTCGGCGTTTATTTGACCAGCGAAGAAAAGCTGTATGGCGTCGCCACCAGTATCGTGCTGCTGCAGGGCGTGAGCTATATCTACATCCGCTTTGTGCATGTGCTGATCTTTCCCGAGCTTTACGAGGCCACGACCGTTGACGACATGTCGCCGCCGCCGGAAGGGGCGCAGCTCTTTCTGCGTGGGACGACGCTGCCGATGTGGAAAGTTGAAGTGATCCGCGCAGATGGCCCCTATACCGAGGTGGTGGCAGGCTGTGACGTGCAACGGATCCGGGCACGGTTTTCGACGGTGATCGCGGATTTGCCGACGGATCTGGGCTTTCAGATCCACCGAGGCATCTGGATTTCGCGCAATCTCGTGCTGGGAAGCCGCAAGGACGGGCGCAGGATCAGCGTCCGTTTGCCATCCGGTTCCATGTTGCCTGTAGCGCGAGATCGCGAGGCGGAGTTCACGAACTGGATGTCGCGGCAGGGTCCGGCCTATGCGGCGCATGTGCTGAAGATGTAAGGCCGTGAGGCGCGGTGGCCGGGACGGGTGTCGCGGAGATTGTTTCGACCTTGATGCATAAAGGCGCATGTTTCGCCGATTTGTTGCCACATTTATCTGGCTTTTGTGACCTGTGTACGGACGGCCGGAAGAGTCGTCGATGTGGCAGTAGCGAGTGGCAAAGTGATCGAAATCCGCAAGGCAAATGCCCCTGACTGGAGTCTGGGACGGCTGAAACGTATCCAGAGCGGATACGACGCCCAATCCGATCTTTCGGCGAACAGCGACTGCCACCCGAATAAGTGGGTGGCCTCATGATCGGGACTGGCAGCAACTACATTCTCGTCGATCTCCTTCAGGGAGAGCTGTCGTGACGATCATAAATGGTACGTCTGGCAATGACACGCTGAGCGGCGGTGCCGCCAACGACACGATCACGGGCGGCGCCGGGAACGACTTCATCACCGGCGGCGATGGCAATGACCGGATTTCGGGGGACAATCGAACCCCCGCCCCCGTAAACGTCACCAATGGCGATTTCACGAGCAACACCACCACGGGCTGGACGACGACCGGGTCGGGCACGTTCGCCTATGACGGGTTCCTCGCCTTCAACGCGGCCAATACTGTTGCCGGCGGGACCGCGCAGCAGACGATCACGACCGAAGGCGGCGTCCAATACCAGTTGTCATTCGACGCCTTCGAGACGGGCAGCGCGGTTGCGAACCATACCCTCGTGGTTCAGGCCATCGACGGCAACGGGCAGGTGATCGGCTCCCAGACCCTCGTGATCGCAAATGGAACGAGCCAGCTCGTCACGTTGAACTTCACGGCGACCACGGCCACCACAACGCTGCGCTTCTCGAACCCGAACTCGACCGGCGTGGTCAACACCGATCTGGCGATCGACAATGTCACCGTCACGCCCCTGTCGACGCCTGTCACCACGGGCAACGACACGATCAACGGCGGCGAAGGTTCGGATCTCGTCGATGCGGGCGCCGGCAACGACAGCGTGACCGTCGATGGCTCCTTCGCGGGCGACGATACGCTCAATGGTGGATCGGGCATTGACACGCTTGTCCTGACCCCCGCCGACAACCGCAACCTCACCGTCGACATGGTGGCGGGCACCGTGGCCGATGGCCTTGCGGGGTCGCAAAACTTTTCGAATTTCGAAAACCTCACCACCGGCGGCGGCAATGACAATGTCACCGGCACGGCGGACGCCAATGTCATCAACACGCAGGCCGGCAATGATTTCGTTCAGGCAGGCGAGGGTAATGACACGGTCTTTGGAGGCGCTGGCGATGACGACCTGCGCGGCGGCAACGACAATGACGTGATCCTTGGCGATGAGGGCGACGACTTCGTCGAAGGCAATGCAGGCGATGACAGCATCTCGGGCGGCGACGGCGCTGACAACCTGCGCGGCAATGAGGGCAACGACACGATCGACGGCGGCACGGGCAACGAGTTCATCGACGGCGGCACGGGCAATGACTCGATCCTTGGCGGGGCCGGGGCCGATGACCTGCGCGGTGGCGACGGCAATGACAGCCTGAGGGGCGGAACCGGCGCTGACCAGGTCGTCGGCGGGGCGGGCAATGACACGATCATCGTCACCAGCGCGGCCGAAGGGGCGGGCGATAACATCCGCGGCAACGATTTCGGCAGCGTGGGGGATACCACCGACACCGACGTGCTCGACCTGCGCGGCGCGGGCCCCGTCACCATCAGCCAGGAGGCCGATCCCAACGACCCCGGCGCGACCCGCGGCACGGTCACCTTCGGCGACGGCTCGACCCTGGCCTTCCAGGGGATCGAGACGATCCTGAGCGACCCCAACGGCGTGGTGGAGGGGGCCGAGACGGGCGAGTTCATGCCCGTGGGCTATGCGGATACGCAGGGCGATCTGGTCACCGACGGCGCCGACACGATCTTCGGCAATGGCGGCAATGACGACATCCGCGCGGGCGGCGGCAATGACAGCGTCGACGGTGGCACCGGTGGTGATTTCATCGATGCGGGCGCGGGCGACGATACGGTCCTTGGCGGCGAGGGCAATGACGACCTGCGCGGCGGTGACGGCAATGACAGCATCGACGGCGGCGCGGACAACGACTTTGTCGATGGCGGCACGGGCAACGACACGGTCCTTGGCGGCGCAGGCGATGACGATCTGCGCGGTGGTACGGGCAGTGACACCCTGAGGGGCGGAACCGGCGCTGACCAGATCGTCGGCGGGGCGGGCAATGACACGATCATCGTCACCAGCGCGACCGAAGGGGCTGGCGATAACATCCGCGGCAACGATTTCGGCAGCGTGGGGGATACCACCGACACCGACGTGCTCGACCTGCGCGGCGCGGGCCCCGTCACCATCAGCCAGGAGGCCGATCCCAACGACCCCGGCGCGACCCGCGGCACGGTCACCTTCGGCGACGGCTCGACCCTGGCCTTCCAAGGGATCGAGACGATCCTCCGCGACAACAATGGCGTGGTGGACGGCACGTCGGGTGCTGACAACCTTGGTCCCGGCTTCACCGATGCCGATGGCGACCAGATCGATGGCACCGACGGGAACAATGACAGCATCGCCGGGGGCGCGGGCAATGACACGGTCAATGCAGGCCTTGGCAATGACACGGTCGATGGCGGTATTGGCAATGACAGTGTCGCAGGCGGCGACGGCAATGACTCTCTCCTCGGCGGTGACGGGGCGGATACATTGTCCGGCGGCACAGGCAACGACACGCTGTCCGGCGGCGATGGGCGCGACACCTTTGTCCTGCAGAATGGTGGCGGGACAGACCGGATCACCGATTTCAACCTGACGCGGATCAGCGGCATTGCCACCGATCAGGTGGATGCGTCGAGCGTCACGGATACCGAAGGAAACCCGGTCAATTGGCAGGATGTGGTCATCACCGACACGGTCGGGGATGGGTCTGGCGATGCTGTCCTGACGTTTCCGAACGGGCAGACGCTTATTCTGACGGGCGTTGCCCCGGGGGCGATCACTGGGAAAGCCAATCTTGTGGCTATTGGCATTCCCTGTTTCGCAGCGGGCACGGCGATCCGTACGCCAAGTGGTTGGCGCGCGATCGAGACCCTGCAGCAGGGGGACATCGTTGCGACACGTGATCACGGCTTGCAGCCGATCCTGTGGTGCGGAATGCGGCGCGTCGAACGGGACGAGATTGCGCAGGATCGCAAACTCTTGCCCGTGCATATCAATGCCTGGGCGCTTGGCAATCGACGTGATCTGCGTCTTTCTGCGCAGCATGCCGTGTTGATGCAGCTTGACGGGGAAGAGGTGTTCGTGCGCGCCACCCATCTGGCACGGCACGGGTTCAAGGGTGTGCGCGTGGCACAGGGCGTGCGAAGCGTGCAGTATCACCATTTGCTGATGCCAAAACATACGATCCTTGATGCGGATGGACTGGCGGCTGAGAGCTTTTATCCTGGGCCGAATGGTCTTGCTTCGCTGTCCGGTGCAAGCCGGATGGAGATTGCGGCGCGTATTTGCCGCGGCCGGAACGTGATCGGGGAAACGGCGACCGAAACGCTGGCGCAGATTTACGGGCCGACCGCGCGGCGTGTTCTGACCGGGCGAGAGGCACGAGACGCGATCGAGGAAGGCCGTCTGCGGGGGGCGGGTGGGGCGGGAATGGGCCTGTCACGCCGCTCTGGTGGTGGCGCGCGGGCTGCGGTGGCGGCGGGCTAAGCACGGTAATCGGTGGATTGCCCTTGTCTGGCCCTATGATGGGGGCTGGTAGACATGTTGCAGATGGCGCTGGACGTCGCGCTACAGGTCGGCGACGCCTGAAATGTTGACGGGTTCCGCAAGGATCGCGATCGTTGGGGAGGAAGGCCAGATCACCCCCTTGTCTGGTAACCGACGATGATGCCAACTTGGCGCGAAGGCGGCGGATCATGTTCCGTCAGATGCTGCTGGCCTAGCTCCATTGGCAGGAAGGGTTGACCGAGTCGGCGGGCGGTTGCCGGAAATCCGGCAAAAATATGGCGAAAATGCCATGTCCGCAGGATTACCTGCGGTTGAGGCTTGCGGGATGGTCGGCTTCGTTACAGGCTTTAGCCTTCCGGTGCGGACGAGTGGACGGGTGGCGTTGCGTCAAGGGTCAAGGTGCTGAGGGTGCAGGTGCATGCCCAGTGACCGCCCTTTGGCGAAAGGCCAACCATGTGGTTAGGAGGTTCGGCGCTGGATCATCTGGACACTGGCGGCCCTGTGGTGGGGGCGGTGTTCTTGGGATAACCGGCGCGAGGGCAGAGCCGTGAGGCATATGGAACAGTTCCGGGGCGAAATCGCCCCCAGTTTGGATGATCGTATCCCCATGGCCGCCGAATTGGCGGTGGGCCAGATCAGCCTGATCGATTTCGCGCGCAAGGCCGGGAAGAACATCTTTTCGGTGATCCCGGATGCGACGCGAACACAGAAATATCTGCGGGGGCCGGCCAATATTCATTACGTCTGCGACCCAGACATGGTGACAGAACTGCTTGCCGGGGTCGGGCGCGCCTTTCCCAAATCGAGCTTTACCCGCAATGTCATCGGCCCTGCGGTGGGCAATGGCATGATCCTGTCCGAAGGTGAGAAATGGCGTGAACAGCGCCACCGCTATGCGCCGCTCTTCGCCGCGCGCAACCTGCCTGTCTTGACCAGCCATTTCGCAGCGACGGGTGAGGAATTGGCATCCTTCTATGCCTCGGCCAATGGCGAGGTGGATGTGGCGGATTCCGCGCAAGAGGCGACGCTGACCAATATTTCCCGCGTGATGTTTTCCGGCAATGAAGCGGTGGCGAAGCGGGATATCCGCGAAGGGATGCGCCGTTTCACCGACTATATCAGCTATATGTCGCTGTTTGATCTGATGGGGCTGCCAACATGGGTGCCACGGATGAAATGGCTGCGGTCCAAGCAAGTGATCACCGATGTTCGGCAATTGACGCGCGACGTGATTCAAAGCCGTCAGGCCAAGCGCCACGAAACGGCGGAAGATTTCCTTGATCTGCTGATCGAAGCGCTGGAAACCGACCGCGAGGATATCGAGACGACGATCGACAATTTGCTGACTTTTGTGGCGGCAGGGTATGAGACATCGGCCAATACGATTGCTTGGGCGCTGTATCTGCTGGCGCTTTATCCCGAAGTGCAGGATCGCGTGCGGGATGAGATCAAGACCGTGGCCGGAGAGGCACCGCTGACGCTGGACGCCGTGCAGAAGATGCCGCTGCTGCAGGCCCATGTGCGCGAAACGCTTCGCCTTTATCCCGCAGGCGCGCTGTTTGCGCGGGATGCAACGGATACGACAGAGGTGGGCGGTGTCACCTTCAAGAAGGGCGACGTCATCATGTTCCCGGTCTATTCGCTGCATCGCAACGAATTGCTGTGGGAGGATGCGGATCGGTATCGTCCGGATCGGTTCATCAACCGCCGCTATCCGCGCGGGCAATACATTCCCTTTGGCGACGGGCCGCGCATCTGTATTGGCGCGCAATATGCCGAGACAGAGATCATGGTCCTGATCGGATCGGCGCTGCGTCGGGCCAGCTTTGCCATGACCGAACATCCGGTTCCCGCGCCGAACCTGACCTTCACGATGCGGCCCGGTGGGCCGATCCTTCTGAAGGCACAGCCAGTAGCGGGTTAGTGGATCATTCCGCGGGATGGAAAAGCGGGACTTGGGGGGTGACCGCACGGCTTGATTTGCCAAGGCGCGCCTCAAGCACCGTGCCTTTGCGGCTAAGGTGGCGGTGACGATACATGAAGCGGGCATAGCGCGCGACGACGGGTGTCATGCGCCCGGCGTCGATGATGACACGGTCCACCCAGATGGAGCCCGTTTCAGTCGGTTTGATCTGGATATGGTGCGACCAGAGCCTGACCACGTTGTTTGACTCTAGGGTTTCGACGCGAAGCGTATCGCGGCAGATCTTGTTGACCTTGATTTCGTAGTCGTTGCAATTCACGAGGCCGAGGATACGGATGTTGGTTTTGTAGACAGCCCCTTCCTCCATGTCGGACTCTGGCAGGCCATCGTAGTTCGATATGCGGCGCGTGGCCTCGATCAAGTCGCCAAAGCTGCGGGCACGTTCAAAAAGGGCTGGGGCCGCAATATCGTACTGGGCGGCTACAAGGACTTGTGTCGGCACGGTCAAACCTCGGCTGGTTGCACTTTGGCACGCGGCGACAACGACATTCCATTTCCGGTCAGGGCATGGAATGGTTTGAAGGTTCGCGCATCGTTAGGTTTGGTTAGGCAATCGGGCGGAAACGTGACCCGTTCAGGTCACCTACAGGGCAACAGCGCCTTTCCGGGATCAGTATAG
Encoded proteins:
- a CDS encoding LytTR family DNA-binding domain-containing protein — encoded protein: MSRIKHILGPSIPKSEAWVLGAMRVPKFQLFTLTTGALMGLLTPMVGLTQAPFLIQTGYWLLAAVLFLPIYGAFEVFFLSLFRRLGWTHVPEILLSVPTALIVAAITLPLLPLVGVYLTSEEKLYGVATSIVLLQGVSYIYIRFVHVLIFPELYEATTVDDMSPPPEGAQLFLRGTTLPMWKVEVIRADGPYTEVVAGCDVQRIRARFSTVIADLPTDLGFQIHRGIWISRNLVLGSRKDGRRISVRLPSGSMLPVARDREAEFTNWMSRQGPAYAAHVLKM
- a CDS encoding LytTR family DNA-binding domain-containing protein, with product MTRPMPDSQHPDNSNRPELHLLFVNGSSDRFVVNELVQWVVKREAVVALMLTAALVSIVAPPLLRDTSPYLAFTAAMIARFALFPPVFLGLMLLYDSVQRLRNRTIVFEPLVTFAAAVLVTFTGRAVGVLTKGEVTLTRGDILFQIMLNYVFWQGLVLLFFQFILPAHRKWNAVRAEQEVAPRSEGPQFRVGRLVLDPDCIRHIEVDDHYLVITAGSEAIRVIGRLSEAAAQLDGRGMTVHRSHWLAFEEFGAISRHGRAFRMTTKSGGQVPISRERWRDVKRIAEEGAGTA
- a CDS encoding Hint domain-containing protein; this encodes MTIINGTSGNDTLSGGAANDTITGGAGNDFITGGDGNDRISGDNRTPAPVNVTNGDFTSNTTTGWTTTGSGTFAYDGFLAFNAANTVAGGTAQQTITTEGGVQYQLSFDAFETGSAVANHTLVVQAIDGNGQVIGSQTLVIANGTSQLVTLNFTATTATTTLRFSNPNSTGVVNTDLAIDNVTVTPLSTPVTTGNDTINGGEGSDLVDAGAGNDSVTVDGSFAGDDTLNGGSGIDTLVLTPADNRNLTVDMVAGTVADGLAGSQNFSNFENLTTGGGNDNVTGTADANVINTQAGNDFVQAGEGNDTVFGGAGDDDLRGGNDNDVILGDEGDDFVEGNAGDDSISGGDGADNLRGNEGNDTIDGGTGNEFIDGGTGNDSILGGAGADDLRGGDGNDSLRGGTGADQVVGGAGNDTIIVTSAAEGAGDNIRGNDFGSVGDTTDTDVLDLRGAGPVTISQEADPNDPGATRGTVTFGDGSTLAFQGIETILSDPNGVVEGAETGEFMPVGYADTQGDLVTDGADTIFGNGGNDDIRAGGGNDSVDGGTGGDFIDAGAGDDTVLGGEGNDDLRGGDGNDSIDGGADNDFVDGGTGNDTVLGGAGDDDLRGGTGSDTLRGGTGADQIVGGAGNDTIIVTSATEGAGDNIRGNDFGSVGDTTDTDVLDLRGAGPVTISQEADPNDPGATRGTVTFGDGSTLAFQGIETILRDNNGVVDGTSGADNLGPGFTDADGDQIDGTDGNNDSIAGGAGNDTVNAGLGNDTVDGGIGNDSVAGGDGNDSLLGGDGADTLSGGTGNDTLSGGDGRDTFVLQNGGGTDRITDFNLTRISGIATDQVDASSVTDTEGNPVNWQDVVITDTVGDGSGDAVLTFPNGQTLILTGVAPGAITGKANLVAIGIPCFAAGTAIRTPSGWRAIETLQQGDIVATRDHGLQPILWCGMRRVERDEIAQDRKLLPVHINAWALGNRRDLRLSAQHAVLMQLDGEEVFVRATHLARHGFKGVRVAQGVRSVQYHHLLMPKHTILDADGLAAESFYPGPNGLASLSGASRMEIAARICRGRNVIGETATETLAQIYGPTARRVLTGREARDAIEEGRLRGAGGAGMGLSRRSGGGARAAVAAG
- a CDS encoding cytochrome P450, encoding MEQFRGEIAPSLDDRIPMAAELAVGQISLIDFARKAGKNIFSVIPDATRTQKYLRGPANIHYVCDPDMVTELLAGVGRAFPKSSFTRNVIGPAVGNGMILSEGEKWREQRHRYAPLFAARNLPVLTSHFAATGEELASFYASANGEVDVADSAQEATLTNISRVMFSGNEAVAKRDIREGMRRFTDYISYMSLFDLMGLPTWVPRMKWLRSKQVITDVRQLTRDVIQSRQAKRHETAEDFLDLLIEALETDREDIETTIDNLLTFVAAGYETSANTIAWALYLLALYPEVQDRVRDEIKTVAGEAPLTLDAVQKMPLLQAHVRETLRLYPAGALFARDATDTTEVGGVTFKKGDVIMFPVYSLHRNELLWEDADRYRPDRFINRRYPRGQYIPFGDGPRICIGAQYAETEIMVLIGSALRRASFAMTEHPVPAPNLTFTMRPGGPILLKAQPVAG